A section of the Acidobacterium capsulatum ATCC 51196 genome encodes:
- a CDS encoding DeoR/GlpR family DNA-binding transcription regulator, with the protein MSNTLSPRSEQILKFLLRTGTATIEEILAAVGSSSPSIRRDLGRLENRGLIRRIHGGATLVEPLLYEPFRFDSSFLAREQRFASEKRRIGLAGAELIQPGETIGLSAGTTTTFVGRSLRHRENIDVITNAVNIGMELCNQPGIRTYLTGGVIPWTWSFSLTGHAALDFLDDVYMDRLFLSITGLHPERGITSLEQEEALVYRKMMKRSKQIIVVSDSSKLDRVGPALICQTSEIHTLITDTGASSEAIAAIERLGIQVILA; encoded by the coding sequence ATGTCCAACACGCTTAGTCCACGTTCCGAACAGATCCTCAAATTCCTGCTTCGCACCGGAACCGCTACCATCGAAGAGATTCTTGCCGCTGTCGGCTCTTCGTCCCCAAGCATCCGGCGCGATCTGGGCAGGCTTGAGAATCGCGGACTCATTCGCCGCATTCACGGCGGGGCAACACTCGTCGAGCCGCTTCTTTACGAGCCTTTTCGGTTTGACAGCTCTTTCCTGGCTCGCGAGCAACGCTTTGCTTCTGAAAAGCGCCGCATCGGTCTCGCAGGTGCCGAACTCATTCAGCCAGGCGAAACCATCGGGCTCTCGGCCGGAACCACGACGACTTTTGTCGGCCGCAGTCTGCGCCATCGCGAAAACATCGATGTCATTACCAATGCCGTCAATATCGGGATGGAACTGTGCAATCAGCCGGGAATCCGCACCTACCTCACCGGCGGTGTGATCCCCTGGACATGGTCGTTTTCTCTCACCGGCCACGCCGCCTTGGACTTCCTCGACGACGTATACATGGACCGCCTCTTTCTCAGCATCACGGGCCTTCATCCCGAGCGCGGCATCACTTCGCTGGAGCAGGAAGAGGCTCTGGTCTACCGAAAAATGATGAAGCGCTCCAAGCAGATCATTGTCGTAAGCGACTCCAGCAAACTGGACCGCGTCGGCCCCGCGCTCATCTGCCAGACCAGTGAGATACACACGCTCATCACCGACACTGGCGCATCTTCTGAAGCGATTGCCGCAATCGAGCGTCTGGGCATTCAGGTCATCCTGGCCTGA
- a CDS encoding carboxypeptidase regulatory-like domain-containing protein, translating to MLHPLAARAQVLTATLSGVVTDSSGAVIPNATITVTEDGVAGVSRTVQSDATGNYSITNLSAGTYTVTITATSFESFQAQHVVLNVAQKRGLNAVLKVGSASTTVTINASAVAVNTQSAAESGTLTGKQIHELELAGRNFQELVTLQPGVVNQMGDETNAGNTAMSVNGARTSANNWTIDGADINDTGSNTTVTNSPNVDAIQEFTLERGTYDAGYGRSGGGQVLVQTKAGTSHFHGDAYEYVRNTMLDANEWFNKRQQAENGLPNKNPVNHHNVYGFTIGGPAFIPKLYNTSRKRTYFFWAEEWRKTSTPGGDTMPAASQAELQGIVPGDFTNAPANCTTYDPASNTTKISSQCYSSNSKVYLTNVFDKFPANDGGNYTFSYSALNNYRDDIVRVDEYFTKKLHFFARYLNDTMPSDDPEGLWAGSNYPTLTDTSYNSPGKNVVANLTWTISPKAVNEFEFAWSQGTIAANIKPGQFATSSKINSELTNQWTPDPYGKVPAVSIIGVTGFNPGSSPYKERNLDRTFFDNLSLSLGKQTIRTGFQLQQMVKTENAVNGDPSFSFNSWGDFLVGNVASFTQTLPDIVPDLHFANLEAYIQDDWNITRRLTLNLGVRWSRFPSPTDVNNTLSNFDPAFFSPLFAPQIDGGNAATDQNAGNFLPGQSINGYALLPATYTNGLIFPKGAACAQAQSIAPLSSCSPYNRYVNPNYNANFAPRLGFSYDVRGNGKTVIRGGLGIFYDRLLDGIWEQNAFNNPPLAQKVTILNGSFDNIQSGSNAVSYGPNNITATGTPAFKVPNYANFNVSVQHMLLPNTVVEVAYVGNLARHLLGEVDLNQPTVAARETAPTNSSVNYIRPYRGYAAIVSRVPIFTNNYNSLQISVNHQSHGLQLGMAYTYSKDMTTNSSDRSNVATDTYDLSLDYGPSTYNTPQIFTADYVYDLPFFRGQHGLKGRLLGGWEVSGITSFTSGSSISLIQPLGPWDQSGLNTGLGMGAAGIAPRPDQIAPVHMYKKVGEWFSTSSFATAVNHFGSERSGSMLGPGYDNWDLAAVKNIKILNGDSFQLRGEFFNAFNHESFGSPGSIGSSNFDGVDVGTQDPSYGQVIAGHSPRRIQLAAKFYF from the coding sequence ATGCTCCACCCGCTGGCCGCGCGCGCCCAGGTGCTCACCGCAACGCTCTCCGGAGTCGTAACGGACTCGAGCGGCGCTGTGATTCCAAACGCAACCATCACCGTTACAGAGGATGGCGTTGCAGGCGTAAGCCGCACGGTCCAATCCGATGCGACCGGCAATTACTCCATCACCAATCTCTCAGCCGGAACCTACACGGTCACCATTACCGCCACCAGCTTTGAGAGCTTTCAGGCGCAGCACGTGGTCTTGAACGTTGCCCAGAAACGCGGCCTCAATGCAGTTCTCAAGGTCGGCTCCGCAAGCACGACCGTGACCATCAACGCTTCTGCCGTGGCGGTCAATACGCAAAGCGCAGCCGAGTCCGGCACGCTCACCGGCAAGCAGATTCACGAGCTGGAGCTCGCCGGCCGCAACTTTCAGGAGCTCGTCACGCTTCAGCCGGGCGTCGTCAACCAGATGGGCGACGAAACCAACGCCGGTAACACCGCAATGTCAGTCAATGGTGCCCGCACCAGCGCCAATAACTGGACCATTGACGGAGCGGACATCAACGATACGGGCTCGAATACGACCGTCACCAACTCGCCCAACGTCGACGCCATTCAGGAATTCACACTCGAGCGCGGCACCTACGATGCAGGCTATGGCCGCTCTGGCGGTGGCCAGGTGCTGGTGCAGACCAAGGCGGGCACCAGTCACTTTCATGGCGATGCCTACGAGTATGTGCGCAACACTATGCTCGATGCCAACGAATGGTTTAATAAGCGCCAGCAGGCAGAGAATGGCCTGCCCAACAAGAACCCGGTCAACCATCACAATGTTTACGGCTTCACCATTGGCGGCCCGGCCTTCATTCCCAAGCTCTACAACACCAGCAGGAAGAGAACCTATTTCTTCTGGGCAGAGGAATGGCGCAAGACCAGCACGCCCGGCGGCGATACCATGCCCGCGGCCTCCCAGGCAGAACTGCAGGGCATCGTACCCGGCGACTTTACCAATGCACCCGCCAACTGTACGACGTATGATCCTGCTTCCAACACCACGAAAATCTCGTCGCAGTGCTATAGCAGCAATTCCAAGGTCTATCTGACCAACGTCTTTGACAAATTCCCCGCCAATGACGGGGGTAATTACACTTTTTCATACAGCGCGCTGAACAACTACCGCGATGACATCGTGCGCGTCGACGAGTACTTCACAAAGAAGCTGCATTTCTTCGCGAGATACCTGAACGACACGATGCCTTCCGATGATCCTGAGGGCCTGTGGGCCGGCTCCAATTACCCCACCCTCACCGACACCTCCTACAACTCCCCGGGCAAGAACGTTGTAGCCAACCTCACATGGACCATCAGCCCCAAGGCGGTCAATGAGTTTGAGTTTGCCTGGTCGCAGGGCACCATCGCCGCGAATATCAAGCCGGGCCAGTTCGCAACCTCTTCCAAGATCAATAGCGAACTGACCAACCAATGGACGCCCGATCCCTATGGCAAGGTCCCAGCCGTCAGCATTATCGGAGTCACCGGCTTCAACCCCGGCTCGTCCCCATACAAGGAGCGCAACCTCGACCGCACATTCTTCGACAATCTCTCGCTGTCTCTCGGCAAGCAGACCATCCGCACCGGCTTCCAGTTGCAGCAGATGGTCAAGACCGAAAATGCCGTGAATGGCGATCCCAGCTTCAGCTTCAATTCGTGGGGTGACTTCCTCGTGGGCAACGTGGCTTCGTTCACTCAGACGCTGCCGGATATCGTGCCTGACCTGCACTTTGCCAATCTTGAGGCGTACATTCAGGATGACTGGAACATAACCCGCCGTCTCACCCTGAACCTGGGCGTCCGCTGGAGCCGCTTCCCATCACCCACCGATGTGAACAACACCCTTTCCAACTTCGATCCGGCATTTTTCAGCCCGCTCTTTGCTCCGCAGATCGATGGTGGAAATGCAGCGACAGACCAAAACGCCGGCAATTTCCTTCCCGGACAATCTATCAACGGCTACGCGCTTCTCCCGGCCACTTACACCAACGGCCTCATTTTTCCCAAAGGTGCTGCCTGCGCGCAGGCGCAGTCCATTGCACCTCTGTCCTCCTGTTCTCCCTATAACCGCTATGTCAATCCCAACTACAACGCCAACTTTGCTCCTCGTCTTGGCTTCTCCTATGACGTCAGGGGCAATGGAAAGACCGTCATTCGCGGCGGCCTTGGCATCTTCTACGATCGCCTGCTCGACGGCATCTGGGAGCAGAATGCCTTCAACAACCCTCCGCTCGCGCAGAAGGTCACTATCCTCAATGGTTCATTTGACAACATTCAGAGCGGATCAAACGCTGTCAGTTATGGGCCCAATAACATCACTGCCACAGGAACGCCCGCATTCAAGGTGCCCAACTACGCCAACTTCAATGTCTCGGTGCAGCATATGCTCTTGCCCAACACCGTTGTGGAAGTGGCTTACGTCGGCAACCTGGCGCGTCACCTTCTTGGTGAAGTCGACTTGAACCAGCCCACCGTGGCCGCCCGCGAGACCGCGCCCACGAACTCCAGCGTGAACTACATCCGTCCTTATCGCGGCTACGCGGCCATTGTCAGCCGTGTGCCCATATTCACCAATAACTACAACTCGCTGCAGATCAGCGTGAACCATCAATCCCACGGCCTGCAGTTGGGCATGGCCTACACCTACTCCAAAGACATGACCACCAATTCCTCTGACCGCAGCAACGTGGCGACAGACACCTATGACCTCAGCCTCGACTACGGTCCATCGACCTACAACACGCCGCAAATCTTCACTGCCGATTACGTCTACGATCTGCCCTTCTTCCGCGGCCAGCATGGCCTCAAGGGCAGGCTGCTGGGCGGATGGGAGGTTTCAGGCATTACCTCCTTCACCTCCGGCAGTTCCATCTCGCTCATTCAGCCGCTCGGACCCTGGGATCAAAGCGGTCTGAATACCGGCCTCGGCATGGGAGCGGCAGGCATCGCGCCTCGCCCGGACCAAATCGCTCCGGTTCACATGTACAAGAAGGTAGGGGAGTGGTTCAGCACCTCATCCTTTGCCACTGCCGTCAATCACTTTGGCTCCGAGCGCAGTGGCAGCATGCTCGGCCCCGGGTATGACAACTGGGATCTGGCCGCTGTCAAAAACATCAAGATCCTGAATGGGGATTCGTTCCAGCTTCGTGGTGAATTCTTCAATGCCTTCAACCATGAGAGCTTCGGCAGCCCCGGCAGCATTGGCAGTTCTAACTTCGACGGCGTCGATGTTGGAACCCAGGACCCCAGCTACGGGCAGGTGATTGCTGGACATTCACCGCGCCGCATCCAACTCGCAGCCAAGTTCTACTTTTAA
- a CDS encoding tetratricopeptide repeat protein, whose protein sequence is MKSIRLHVLGLSLAGLTLTWNPAVVAQTNPNQKAAELEQQGRYAQAEALWRAWLQQHPEDAVAYAHAGELAERQNHIADAIAEYQKAMAIAPAMPGLRPNLGLMYFRNGNYRQAIAMFQPMLKEDPKSERIVLLMGMSHYGLAQYAAATPYLKQAAELDQNNLTLLLTLAHSCLYARDYKCVLDTFHQIIALDPQSAQAHMLVGEALDEMKDWIGAEREFRAAIAANPKEPNVHFGLGYLLWTRSQYPEAATQFEAELANDPGNFLATLYLADTDLRRSKPDDALPLLKKAVRMGPGNAMAHRDLGEVYADLNDDAKAVAEYREAVRLAPKDTNARWRLGRLYRKMGMVDASNAEFKKLQGLQKAENERLLQVMSEAPDGKSKAAAPAQTQKK, encoded by the coding sequence ATGAAATCAATACGCCTACATGTGCTCGGCTTGTCTCTTGCGGGGCTGACGCTGACCTGGAATCCGGCTGTCGTGGCGCAGACGAATCCGAACCAGAAGGCCGCGGAACTGGAGCAGCAGGGACGGTACGCGCAGGCTGAAGCGCTCTGGCGTGCGTGGTTGCAACAGCATCCAGAGGATGCCGTGGCTTATGCGCATGCCGGCGAGTTGGCGGAGCGGCAAAATCACATTGCAGACGCCATCGCGGAGTATCAGAAGGCGATGGCGATTGCACCGGCGATGCCCGGATTGCGGCCTAATCTTGGGCTCATGTATTTCAGAAACGGCAATTACCGGCAGGCCATTGCGATGTTTCAGCCAATGCTGAAAGAGGACCCCAAGAGCGAGCGCATTGTGCTGCTGATGGGCATGTCACATTACGGGCTGGCTCAGTATGCCGCGGCGACTCCGTATCTGAAGCAGGCGGCAGAGCTGGATCAAAATAACCTGACACTGCTGCTGACGCTGGCTCATAGCTGCCTCTACGCCAGGGACTACAAGTGTGTGCTGGACACCTTTCATCAGATTATTGCCCTCGATCCGCAGTCGGCCCAGGCTCACATGCTGGTGGGCGAGGCACTCGATGAGATGAAGGACTGGATTGGCGCGGAACGGGAGTTCAGGGCGGCGATCGCTGCGAACCCCAAAGAGCCGAATGTTCACTTTGGATTGGGATATCTGTTGTGGACACGGAGCCAGTACCCGGAGGCAGCCACGCAGTTTGAGGCGGAACTTGCGAATGATCCCGGAAACTTTCTGGCGACGCTTTACCTTGCCGATACGGATCTGCGCAGGAGCAAGCCGGACGATGCGTTGCCGCTGCTGAAGAAGGCTGTCAGGATGGGGCCGGGCAATGCGATGGCGCATCGCGATTTGGGCGAGGTTTACGCGGACTTGAATGACGACGCGAAGGCCGTGGCGGAGTATCGGGAGGCGGTGCGGCTGGCACCGAAGGACACCAATGCCCGCTGGCGGCTTGGACGTCTCTATCGCAAGATGGGAATGGTGGATGCGTCGAATGCGGAGTTCAAGAAGCTGCAGGGCCTGCAAAAAGCCGAGAACGAGCGACTGCTGCAGGTGATGTCAGAGGCGCCGGATGGGAAGTCCAAGGCGGCCGCGCCAGCACAGACACAAAAAAAGTAA
- a CDS encoding flippase: MKLSSTALHCLPGLPAGAEIGLMLKDKKAGQSLRNGKEGTDGADSENTRQGDRSRLADNVISLYVLQGLNYLIPIAVLPYLVRVLGLDMYGLMAFAQSFAQYFTILTDYGFGFSATRDIARQRDDNEAISRIFCSVLTIKLALLLLGAVVAGIVIAVVPRFHHNAPFFLAAYLAVVGNTLFPVWYFQGIERMRYISVVIGISKLAAAIALFAFVHRPQDALLAITIQSLGTLVGGAIGFVLAFGRFHIQVRLPRRQDLRTALVEGWHLFISTAAVSLYANTNVFLVGLIAGNIEAGYFSAADKLIRAMQGLTVPVAQAVFPHVNQLVSQSRERALRFTREMLKWIGAITLLPSALMLIFARQIATLAFGHAAIGSTPVLRWIAFLPFVIALSNIFGVQTMIPFGLDVQFSRILILAGVFNIILAVPLIHIFGAAGAGMSVLATEVSVTFAMFVLLERQGIHVFNSREVDAQS, encoded by the coding sequence TTGAAGCTGAGCTCAACCGCACTGCATTGTCTGCCTGGACTGCCTGCTGGAGCGGAAATTGGCCTGATGCTTAAGGATAAAAAAGCTGGACAATCCCTTCGGAACGGCAAAGAGGGCACAGATGGGGCGGATTCTGAGAACACGCGCCAAGGGGATCGTAGCCGCCTCGCCGATAACGTCATCTCGCTATATGTCCTCCAGGGGCTGAATTACCTTATTCCGATTGCCGTCTTGCCGTATCTGGTGCGTGTGTTGGGCCTCGATATGTACGGATTGATGGCCTTCGCCCAGTCGTTTGCCCAGTACTTTACAATTTTGACTGATTATGGCTTCGGCTTCTCTGCCACCCGCGACATCGCGCGTCAGCGCGACGATAATGAGGCCATTTCGCGCATTTTCTGTTCTGTCTTGACTATCAAATTAGCACTCCTGTTACTCGGTGCAGTGGTTGCTGGCATAGTCATAGCAGTCGTACCTCGATTTCATCATAATGCGCCCTTCTTTCTTGCCGCATACCTCGCGGTTGTTGGGAATACGCTCTTTCCGGTCTGGTATTTTCAGGGCATCGAGAGAATGCGTTATATCTCGGTTGTTATTGGGATTTCAAAGCTGGCAGCCGCCATCGCTCTCTTCGCCTTCGTTCACCGTCCTCAGGACGCTTTACTCGCGATTACCATTCAATCGCTGGGCACATTGGTTGGTGGAGCTATTGGATTCGTGTTGGCCTTCGGCCGCTTTCATATACAGGTCCGTCTCCCACGCCGGCAGGATTTGCGTACCGCACTGGTAGAGGGCTGGCACCTTTTCATTTCCACGGCCGCGGTCAGCTTGTATGCCAATACCAATGTATTTTTGGTAGGCCTGATCGCCGGAAACATAGAGGCCGGATATTTCAGCGCGGCAGATAAATTAATTCGCGCGATGCAAGGTCTTACAGTTCCGGTTGCGCAGGCCGTGTTCCCTCATGTGAATCAATTGGTCTCACAGTCCAGAGAGCGGGCACTGCGGTTTACCCGCGAAATGCTGAAATGGATAGGAGCAATTACTCTTTTGCCCTCTGCCCTTATGCTTATTTTTGCGAGGCAGATTGCTACACTTGCTTTCGGGCATGCTGCCATCGGGAGTACGCCTGTCCTGCGTTGGATTGCCTTCCTCCCCTTCGTGATAGCGCTCAGCAATATATTCGGAGTCCAAACCATGATTCCATTCGGTCTTGACGTGCAATTTAGTCGGATTCTGATTTTGGCAGGCGTTTTTAATATTATCCTTGCCGTTCCACTGATTCACATCTTTGGAGCCGCAGGGGCCGGCATGTCCGTCCTGGCAACGGAGGTTTCCGTTACTTTCGCCATGTTTGTACTCCTTGAACGGCAGGGAATTCACGTTTTTAATAGTCGCGAGGTCGATGCTCAAAGCTGA